A window of the Funiculus sociatus GB2-C1 genome harbors these coding sequences:
- a CDS encoding nuclear transport factor 2 family protein has protein sequence MEKITIENLEEKLRHAMLTSDIAVLDELIADDLVWTMHTGNVVNKQFDLEAHRSGIFRFTSLDISDRQIHLYGDCVVVTLKVDAAGIYNHQAFSETYRFTRVWVQRQNRWQIVAGHVSQVIPL, from the coding sequence ATGGAAAAGATAACGATTGAAAACCTCGAAGAAAAACTACGGCATGCCATGCTAACCAGTGATATCGCTGTGCTGGATGAACTGATTGCCGACGACCTGGTTTGGACGATGCATACAGGGAATGTGGTCAACAAGCAATTCGATCTGGAAGCGCACCGCTCAGGAATATTTAGGTTCACTTCGTTGGATATTAGCGATCGCCAAATCCATCTTTATGGCGATTGCGTCGTAGTCACTCTCAAAGTGGACGCTGCTGGAATCTACAACCATCAAGCTTTCTCAGAAACCTATCGCTTTACTCGCGTCTGGGTACAGCGACAGAACCGTTGGCAAATCGTAGCAGGTCATGTCAGTCAAGTGATTCCTCTTTAA
- a CDS encoding HAD-IIIA family hydrolase — MSLLLIDLDGTLREPLSGKQHFQHPKDQRIIEGADIALRTYKDYWIIVGITNQGGVAAGHKSMQECIKEQQYTLELFPLREIYFCPDFEGRKCFRVTHHNVHNHSQTKWSGQYRKPQSGMLQLAMIRHKHTPQNSLYVGDRPEDEQAAQRVGVRFQWAWDWIEQHQEAIAPNLTEAR; from the coding sequence ATGAGCTTATTACTAATAGACCTAGACGGCACACTCCGCGAACCACTCAGCGGAAAGCAACACTTCCAACATCCCAAAGATCAACGCATTATTGAAGGTGCTGATATTGCTCTTCGCACCTACAAAGACTATTGGATTATTGTTGGCATCACGAACCAAGGTGGAGTTGCCGCTGGTCATAAGTCTATGCAAGAGTGCATCAAGGAACAGCAATACACGCTTGAGTTATTCCCATTGAGAGAAATTTACTTCTGCCCAGACTTTGAGGGCAGAAAATGTTTCCGTGTTACTCATCACAATGTTCATAACCACAGCCAAACCAAGTGGTCTGGACAGTACCGGAAACCGCAATCGGGTATGTTGCAATTAGCAATGATCAGACACAAGCATACTCCGCAAAATTCCTTGTATGTAGGCGATCGCCCGGAAGATGAACAAGCTGCCCAACGAGTAGGTGTACGCTTTCAATGGGCATGGGACTGGATCGAGCAACATCAAGAAGCGATCGCTCCCAACCTGACAGAAGCACGGTAA
- a CDS encoding alpha/beta fold hydrolase, translating into MAKSFEQGDCLVNWDLSEKQIDLEDYRTTYLEGGETSNSAPILFLHGWTISTAPYRESLKFLCQRYRAIAPDLPGFGKCTHPKCPRDSASYVNCIVSFLQALNIQKVHAIGHSGGGSIAIALAATRPSLVSSLIISDSTGIPLGTLPKVALGRSIDMVMQTPKVRVIPMLRFYRALLHNWVFNTQNMIQCTRLALNEDLRPLLPQIKSPALVLWGGSDRFIPLQLAYEFSQGIPGARLIAAQGEHHEWAMFRPEIFVPTIFDFLSEVEEMESLGIT; encoded by the coding sequence TTGGCTAAATCCTTTGAGCAAGGGGACTGTTTAGTGAATTGGGACTTGAGCGAAAAGCAAATCGATTTAGAAGACTACAGGACGACTTATTTAGAGGGGGGAGAGACATCAAACTCAGCTCCCATCCTGTTTTTGCATGGCTGGACAATTTCCACTGCACCCTACCGCGAAAGCTTAAAATTTCTGTGCCAACGGTATCGCGCGATCGCGCCCGATCTACCGGGTTTTGGAAAATGCACTCATCCGAAATGCCCCCGCGATTCCGCTAGCTATGTCAATTGCATCGTTTCGTTTCTACAAGCATTAAACATTCAAAAAGTCCATGCGATCGGACACTCAGGGGGAGGATCTATAGCGATCGCCCTAGCCGCCACAAGACCATCTTTGGTAAGTAGCCTCATCATCTCAGACAGCACGGGAATTCCGCTCGGCACATTACCCAAGGTTGCGCTTGGGAGATCGATTGACATGGTGATGCAAACTCCAAAAGTAAGAGTTATCCCGATGCTGCGATTTTACCGAGCTTTGCTTCACAACTGGGTATTTAATACTCAGAACATGATTCAATGCACGCGGCTTGCACTCAACGAGGATTTACGACCGCTCTTACCACAGATTAAATCTCCGGCTTTGGTTTTGTGGGGAGGAAGCGATCGCTTTATTCCCCTGCAATTAGCTTATGAGTTTTCACAAGGCATTCCAGGTGCTAGGCTAATCGCTGCTCAAGGAGAACATCATGAATGGGCGATGTTTCGTCCAGAAATATTTGTACCAACTATCTTTGATTTTTTAAGTGAAGTTGAGGAAATGGAAAGTCTTGGGATTACTTGA
- a CDS encoding hemerythrin domain-containing protein, which translates to MVSTLNDTKRLAIARKLAEMKALQNLLISNEEKLIQDCTDDDIRKRLQDMVESDRKNLGVIDTAIVQYGVQSELKETTQKLIGEVQKLMEGSELTLFEKVFEQELLKHKQTMTGLLIHKAAQVVGADIKAAITPLNAVNFENRAHQEQLKGILEILGVRELTGQDAKQGLWARVEDAVAALTGVAGSVVTRTDDEMSIRDLLRMDHTKADTLFAEILGADDPQKIQEYFGQLYKDIKVHGTAEEQVLYPAIRPYYEHTQEIYEQTDEVMEMLDEIKPLDPASSEFKAKIEQLRTATRNHINQEEKDIFTLIKENFSHEQQKQVARELKAVKSQLQDQMAAANP; encoded by the coding sequence ATGGTATCGACTCTGAATGACACCAAGCGCCTTGCAATTGCCAGAAAGCTGGCAGAGATGAAAGCGCTACAAAATTTGCTGATTAGTAACGAGGAGAAATTAATTCAGGATTGTACTGATGATGATATTCGCAAGCGCCTACAGGATATGGTCGAAAGCGATCGCAAAAACCTGGGTGTTATCGATACTGCAATCGTTCAGTACGGTGTCCAGAGTGAGCTTAAGGAAACAACCCAGAAGCTCATAGGCGAAGTTCAGAAACTAATGGAAGGCTCTGAGCTAACTTTGTTTGAAAAAGTATTTGAGCAAGAATTGCTCAAGCACAAGCAAACCATGACTGGACTGCTAATCCACAAAGCTGCTCAAGTTGTTGGTGCTGATATTAAAGCTGCTATAACGCCTTTAAATGCAGTTAACTTTGAAAACCGCGCTCATCAAGAGCAACTGAAAGGGATTCTAGAGATTCTGGGGGTTCGCGAACTCACAGGACAAGACGCAAAGCAGGGACTGTGGGCGCGGGTTGAAGATGCGGTTGCAGCCTTAACAGGCGTTGCTGGTAGTGTGGTGACGCGCACCGATGATGAGATGAGTATTCGCGACCTCCTCCGCATGGATCATACTAAAGCCGATACCTTATTCGCGGAAATTTTAGGTGCTGACGATCCTCAAAAAATTCAAGAGTATTTTGGACAACTGTACAAAGATATAAAAGTTCATGGTACAGCCGAAGAACAAGTTCTCTACCCGGCAATTCGTCCGTATTACGAACATACGCAGGAAATATACGAGCAAACCGATGAAGTGATGGAGATGTTAGATGAAATTAAGCCTCTAGATCCTGCTTCATCTGAGTTTAAAGCCAAAATTGAGCAGTTAAGAACTGCGACGCGAAATCACATAAATCAAGAAGAAAAAGATATATTCACCCTAATCAAAGAAAACTTTAGCCACGAGCAGCAGAAGCAAGTGGCTAGGGAGTTGAAAGCTGTTAAAAGCCAACTGCAAGACCAGATGGCTGCTGCCAATCCTTAA
- the gorA gene encoding glutathione-disulfide reductase, with amino-acid sequence MKFDYDLLVIGAGPGGLAASERAAGYGARVAIAEQDSVGGTCVIRGCIPEKLMSFAAEFSDDSQVAAGYGWNQAESAFDWQQFIAAKEREIHRLSQVHNQKLEKAGVALIKGKAAFIDAHTLEVAGRKITADKILIAVGAKDVKPEIPGSENTITSSQLFSLKQQPKHIAVIGGNYIPVKLAGILNNLGCQVTQVFLEDHILSAFEEDIALAVQEGMTKRGIQILENTAVKEIKRVGDELDLILSGKNANTLSVDTVLFALCRTPNNSGLDLEKAGIQLQRGAIVVDEYNRTTQANIFAVGDCINRINFTPVAIAQGRAFADTQFGNNPRTVCYEYVPSTVSSQPQAATVGFSEAEAREKLGDSVRCYCSKFRPLLHSLTNRDEKTLIKLVVDSRSDRVLGAHMVGEGAIEIIQCLALALRVGATKKHFDETIGIHPSIAEEFLTLR; translated from the coding sequence ATGAAATTTGATTATGACCTTCTTGTAATTGGTGCGGGGCCCGGAGGACTTGCTGCTTCCGAACGGGCGGCTGGCTATGGCGCTCGTGTTGCGATCGCAGAACAGGATTCAGTCGGCGGTACTTGTGTCATCCGAGGCTGTATTCCTGAAAAACTAATGTCCTTTGCTGCTGAGTTCTCTGATGATTCTCAAGTTGCAGCAGGCTATGGCTGGAATCAAGCCGAATCCGCCTTTGATTGGCAGCAATTCATTGCGGCTAAGGAGCGGGAAATCCACCGTCTGAGCCAAGTACACAATCAAAAACTTGAGAAAGCAGGAGTCGCGCTGATTAAGGGGAAAGCCGCCTTTATCGATGCTCATACCTTAGAGGTTGCTGGGCGCAAAATTACTGCTGACAAAATTTTGATTGCGGTGGGAGCAAAAGACGTAAAACCAGAGATACCGGGAAGTGAAAATACCATCACTTCGAGCCAACTCTTTAGTCTGAAGCAGCAACCCAAGCATATTGCAGTCATTGGTGGTAACTATATTCCTGTGAAATTAGCGGGTATCCTGAACAACCTCGGCTGTCAAGTTACTCAGGTATTTCTGGAAGACCATATCTTATCTGCTTTTGAGGAAGATATTGCCTTAGCCGTGCAAGAAGGGATGACCAAGCGAGGGATTCAGATTCTCGAAAACACTGCGGTAAAAGAAATTAAACGGGTGGGAGATGAGCTGGATTTGATACTGTCAGGAAAAAACGCAAACACATTGAGCGTGGATACTGTCCTGTTTGCTCTATGTCGTACCCCTAATAACAGTGGCTTGGATCTGGAGAAAGCTGGTATTCAGCTCCAAAGAGGTGCAATTGTGGTGGATGAGTACAACCGAACGACACAAGCGAATATTTTTGCAGTTGGGGACTGTATCAATCGAATTAATTTTACTCCAGTTGCGATCGCTCAAGGTCGCGCTTTTGCTGATACTCAATTTGGCAACAACCCCCGCACGGTTTGCTATGAATATGTTCCATCAACCGTTAGTTCTCAGCCACAGGCGGCTACGGTTGGCTTCAGTGAAGCCGAAGCCCGTGAAAAACTGGGTGACTCTGTGCGATGCTATTGCTCCAAGTTTCGTCCCCTTTTACACAGTCTGACTAACCGGGATGAGAAAACCCTAATCAAGTTAGTTGTTGATAGTCGCTCAGATCGGGTGCTAGGCGCTCACATGGTGGGTGAGGGGGCGATAGAGATTATTCAATGTCTGGCTTTAGCCCTCCGCGTAGGCGCAACCAAGAAACATTTCGATGAAACCATCGGCATTCATCCTTCAATTGCCGAAGAGTTTCTCACTCTGCGTTAA
- a CDS encoding tetratricopeptide repeat protein has protein sequence MTDTLGKIKNFVNYVRHTLKGDEKGEDQFFYEALFKAFGHKGCREAGAQTQFRVKSSGQHTKFADLVWRPRLLLEMKSRGEKLEKHHQQVFEYWDKLIPQPRYVVLCNFDEFWIYDTTLQIEEPVNRVKLEELPQRYAALNFLFPGNSAVDEHRGNYHENIPPSGAVQLFGRDRELERLHQLLTPPAVLIQGGEQQNKLTIAAIVGMGGVGKTELAIQYARHHLQGFGDGAGGVCWVDARDGDVGIQVVNFARSLLNLNPPEDWDLPTQLNYCWRNWQKGDWLIVIDDVTNYRQQVNPYKPPESSRFKVLLTTREELGRPVEHLPLDKLQPEAALDLLTSLVGVQRIQQESDIAEQLCQWLDYLPLGLELVGRYLERDPDLSLKAMLSRLEKKRLRHRSVLEADSTMTARLGVADAFELSWERLDEDAQFLGCLLSLFASADIPWDLVKQAYSNMPSSENEEIELDILEEARADLVRFNLLQRTGEETYRLHQLIREFLRDKREQSAQVNDLKQGFLAAIVAVAKQISESPTRQRLQELAPAVPHMAELGKYKDCRDFNNKVLIIAFTGLGQFYKAQGLYEQAEPWFKQCLSITQSCFGSDHSYVAISQHNLAKLYCRQGLYREAELRCLEALKLAQQPPEEDCSTIVTYLNTLASIYYFQGRYNEAELRGLEALGLCKRFHKKDDLTTALSSLASSLSKLALIYEAQGRYSEAKPLYLKAFGLQERLLGAKDPNAAVELTTLMNNLGLLYAAQGDYSEAESLYLQTLKLQKCILGEDHPDVAFCLNNLAELYHAQGRYSEAEHQHQQALELRQRLLGKTHPNVGQSLNNLALLYYAQKRYRKAERLCLQALKIYQSLPGDDHPDVATTLNNLAMIHEAQGRYQEAEPLYMQALELKRRWLGENHRDIAASLNNLAGLHLKQGRYKDAEPLSMQALEIDKRLLGDNHDEVATDLHNLAMLYFMQKRFNKAEPLLLQALEIRQERLGLDHPHTINSRNALAMLPNDLNSTARNFPNFNQKAKKCNSKKKPKGFGKV, from the coding sequence ATGACCGATACACTGGGCAAAATCAAAAACTTCGTCAACTATGTCCGTCATACCCTCAAAGGTGATGAAAAGGGTGAAGACCAGTTCTTCTACGAAGCCCTCTTCAAAGCTTTTGGGCATAAGGGATGCAGGGAGGCGGGAGCACAGACTCAGTTTAGGGTTAAGTCATCAGGGCAGCACACAAAATTTGCAGACTTAGTATGGCGTCCACGGCTTCTACTGGAAATGAAGAGTCGTGGCGAGAAGCTTGAGAAACACCATCAACAAGTTTTTGAATATTGGGACAAGTTAATACCCCAGCCTCGATATGTTGTCCTCTGCAACTTCGATGAATTCTGGATTTACGACACTACGCTTCAGATTGAGGAACCAGTAAATCGGGTGAAGTTGGAAGAGTTACCGCAACGATATGCTGCTCTGAATTTTCTCTTCCCTGGAAATAGTGCTGTTGATGAACACAGGGGTAATTATCACGAGAATATTCCTCCCAGTGGTGCAGTGCAGTTGTTCGGGCGCGATCGCGAACTTGAAAGGCTACATCAGTTGTTGACTCCCCCTGCTGTTCTTATCCAGGGAGGAGAACAACAGAATAAGCTGACAATTGCCGCAATTGTAGGCATGGGCGGCGTTGGCAAAACGGAACTGGCGATTCAATATGCGCGGCACCATTTACAGGGTTTCGGTGATGGCGCAGGTGGTGTTTGCTGGGTTGATGCCAGAGATGGCGACGTTGGGATTCAAGTGGTTAATTTTGCCCGTAGTCTCTTAAACCTGAACCCCCCGGAAGATTGGGATTTACCAACTCAGTTGAACTACTGCTGGCGAAATTGGCAAAAGGGAGACTGGCTGATAGTTATCGATGATGTCACCAACTACAGACAGCAGGTAAATCCTTATAAACCGCCGGAATCATCCCGGTTTAAGGTGTTGCTCACAACGCGGGAAGAGTTGGGGCGACCTGTGGAACACTTACCGCTTGATAAATTGCAGCCAGAAGCAGCACTGGATTTATTAACGTCGCTGGTTGGTGTTCAACGCATTCAACAGGAATCAGATATTGCTGAGCAACTCTGTCAATGGCTGGACTATTTGCCCTTGGGGTTGGAGTTAGTTGGGCGCTATCTGGAACGTGACCCAGATTTGTCGCTTAAGGCAATGCTGTCTCGACTGGAGAAAAAGCGGCTCAGACACAGATCGGTTCTCGAAGCTGACTCCACAATGACTGCGCGATTGGGGGTAGCTGATGCCTTTGAGTTGAGTTGGGAACGATTAGATGAAGATGCTCAATTTTTGGGCTGTTTACTAAGTTTGTTTGCCTCGGCTGATATTCCTTGGGATTTGGTGAAACAGGCATACAGCAATATGCCTTCCTCGGAAAATGAGGAGATTGAGCTAGACATTCTGGAAGAAGCCAGAGCTGATTTAGTGCGTTTCAACCTGCTACAGCGCACAGGAGAGGAAACCTACCGCCTGCATCAGTTGATTCGAGAATTTTTGCGAGACAAGCGAGAACAGTCGGCGCAGGTGAATGATTTAAAACAAGGGTTCCTAGCGGCAATAGTGGCAGTAGCAAAGCAAATTTCAGAATCACCAACCCGTCAGCGGCTTCAGGAACTTGCCCCTGCCGTACCCCATATGGCAGAGCTAGGCAAATATAAAGACTGTAGGGACTTCAACAATAAGGTTTTAATCATAGCTTTTACGGGATTAGGTCAGTTCTACAAAGCTCAAGGATTATATGAGCAAGCCGAACCCTGGTTCAAGCAGTGCTTGAGTATAACTCAAAGTTGCTTCGGCTCAGATCATTCCTATGTGGCAATCAGCCAGCATAATTTAGCAAAACTATACTGCCGTCAGGGACTCTACAGGGAAGCTGAACTTCGATGTCTAGAAGCCTTGAAACTGGCTCAACAGCCGCCTGAAGAAGACTGTTCGACCATAGTTACATACCTAAATACTTTGGCATCGATCTACTATTTTCAAGGTCGTTACAATGAAGCTGAACTCCGAGGTTTAGAAGCCTTAGGACTCTGTAAACGCTTTCACAAAAAAGACGATCTGACTACTGCCTTAAGCAGCTTAGCTAGTAGCTTGAGCAAGCTGGCGCTGATCTACGAGGCTCAGGGTCGTTACAGTGAAGCAAAACCTTTGTATTTGAAAGCCTTTGGACTTCAAGAACGCTTGTTAGGAGCAAAAGATCCGAACGCAGCAGTTGAGTTAACTACTCTGATGAATAACCTGGGACTCCTCTACGCAGCTCAGGGTGATTACAGCGAGGCGGAATCCCTATATCTGCAAACCCTGAAGCTGCAAAAATGCATTCTTGGAGAAGATCACCCCGATGTAGCATTTTGCCTCAACAATCTGGCAGAACTCTATCATGCTCAGGGTCGATACAGCGAGGCTGAACACCAGCACCAGCAAGCCTTGGAATTGAGACAACGCTTGCTGGGAAAAACCCATCCGAATGTAGGTCAAAGCTTGAATAACCTGGCATTGCTCTACTATGCTCAGAAGCGTTATAGAAAGGCGGAACGATTGTGTCTACAAGCTTTGAAAATTTACCAAAGTTTGCCGGGAGATGACCATCCCGATGTCGCAACTACCCTGAATAACCTAGCAATGATCCACGAAGCTCAGGGTCGTTATCAGGAAGCTGAACCCTTGTATATGCAAGCTTTGGAACTGAAACGACGCTGGCTAGGAGAAAACCATCGGGATATAGCCGCTAGCCTGAATAATCTGGCTGGACTCCATCTAAAGCAAGGTCGCTACAAGGATGCCGAACCCCTGTCTATGCAAGCTTTGGAAATCGACAAACGCTTACTAGGAGATAACCATGATGAGGTAGCTACTGACCTACACAATCTTGCTATGCTCTATTTTATGCAGAAACGCTTTAACAAAGCGGAACCTCTGTTGTTACAAGCTTTAGAAATTCGTCAGGAACGGTTAGGGTTAGATCATCCTCACACTATTAACTCTCGGAACGCTCTTGCAATGCTCCCCAATGACCTCAACTCCACAGCAAGAAACTTCCCCAATTTTAATCAGAAAGCCAAGAAATGCAATTCTAAGAAAAAGCCCAAAGGTTTTGGTAAAGTATAA
- a CDS encoding ATP-binding protein, which yields MRESIGKSMLNLSPGSPTDTVGGLPTSQGVPPEGFYTWDREAKAVNLVDLSAPFQLVGRQAQFQRITQVLARDGDLLIAGVPGSGRRTLVRRAAQEVGVKILEVDCIRVTDGQRFVQLLCESIDQTFQSTTAQAFIREWIERKAAELFVLKDEGNGRERLKPVRVESQELQWSAFEVLLDLLQGLAESSGGRVVLILESFPHIRSWDRNGVWETFLRKEIERQTQVSYVLVATIAEISLHADEPGNHLEIVKLAPLANDVVAAWVQEVLHGEGLTFDPRSQALELFVNAVQGHLGDASALVRRLKSVRVSDGLIRDWHVQQAIQELLADLSMVFESLLMLLPANQAHLLESLALDPTDKPQSRDYIHKHYLSRGGSLQGAIAGLQHKGLIYGSEQGYRLALPLFALWLRQRLS from the coding sequence ATGAGAGAATCGATTGGCAAATCAATGCTTAACCTCAGCCCTGGCTCGCCCACCGATACAGTTGGCGGCTTGCCAACGAGTCAAGGCGTGCCGCCGGAAGGTTTCTACACTTGGGATCGGGAAGCTAAAGCCGTGAATCTTGTGGATTTATCAGCACCGTTTCAATTGGTGGGGCGGCAAGCGCAATTCCAGCGAATTACCCAAGTTTTAGCCCGTGATGGCGACTTGCTAATTGCTGGAGTGCCGGGAAGCGGACGGCGGACTCTGGTACGGCGGGCGGCTCAGGAAGTTGGAGTTAAAATCCTAGAGGTTGACTGCATCCGGGTTACTGATGGTCAGCGCTTCGTGCAACTGCTGTGCGAGAGCATAGACCAGACGTTTCAAAGTACAACGGCTCAAGCTTTCATCAGAGAATGGATTGAACGCAAGGCCGCTGAATTATTTGTCCTGAAAGACGAAGGAAATGGCAGAGAGCGGCTGAAACCCGTTCGGGTAGAGAGCCAAGAGCTGCAATGGAGCGCATTTGAGGTATTACTCGATCTCCTGCAAGGGTTAGCCGAATCTTCCGGCGGACGGGTGGTGCTGATTTTGGAAAGCTTTCCCCATATCCGCTCTTGGGATCGCAATGGGGTGTGGGAAACATTTTTGCGAAAAGAAATCGAGCGCCAGACTCAGGTGAGTTATGTACTGGTGGCAACGATTGCAGAAATCAGTCTTCATGCGGATGAACCGGGGAATCATTTGGAAATCGTGAAGCTGGCTCCCTTAGCTAATGATGTTGTTGCTGCTTGGGTTCAGGAAGTTTTGCATGGCGAAGGGTTGACATTCGATCCGCGATCGCAAGCGCTGGAACTGTTTGTCAATGCGGTGCAGGGACACTTAGGCGATGCTTCGGCACTGGTGCGACGCCTAAAGTCGGTACGAGTTTCTGACGGGTTAATTCGCGATTGGCACGTCCAGCAGGCAATCCAAGAACTGCTAGCTGACCTATCGATGGTCTTCGAGTCATTACTGATGCTGCTTCCAGCGAATCAGGCGCATCTGTTGGAGTCTCTGGCGTTAGACCCTACTGACAAGCCACAAAGTCGCGATTACATTCACAAGCATTACCTGTCTAGAGGGGGCAGTCTCCAAGGTGCGATCGCGGGATTGCAGCACAAAGGCTTGATTTACGGTTCTGAGCAAGGCTACCGATTGGCTCTACCTCTATTTGCGTTGTGGCTTCGCCAGCGCCTGAGTTGA
- a CDS encoding NADH-quinone oxidoreductase subunit K, translated as MLEAFVFATIFCGFFGIILKKNLVMKIISMDVMSTGVIAYYVLVASRDGLFTPIISDGTNVTYSDPVPQAVILTGIVIGFSIQCVMLVGVMKLARDNPTLESNEIEKSNTP; from the coding sequence GTGTTAGAAGCATTCGTCTTCGCAACAATATTCTGCGGATTTTTCGGCATCATCCTTAAAAAAAACCTGGTTATGAAGATCATCTCTATGGATGTCATGAGTACGGGGGTTATCGCCTATTACGTACTGGTTGCATCGCGAGATGGTTTATTCACACCCATTATTTCAGACGGCACAAATGTCACTTACTCTGATCCGGTTCCCCAGGCGGTGATATTGACGGGGATTGTGATCGGCTTTTCAATTCAGTGCGTAATGCTGGTCGGTGTCATGAAGCTGGCACGGGATAATCCGACATTGGAAAGCAACGAGATCGAGAAGAGCAATACGCCATGA
- a CDS encoding cation:proton antiporter gives MTTITIAWIALPFFLGFTIYLLPKLDRILALCVAFVSAGYALQLFVEQSPLTLQLLDHFGVTLIVDQLSGYFILTNALVTAAVILYCWHSDKTAFFYAQAIILHGSINAAFACADFISLYVALEVSGIAAFLLIAYPRTDRSIWVALRYLFISNTAMLFYLVGAVLAYQTNHSFSFASLRGAPPEALALIFLGLLVKGGIFVSGLWLPLTHSESETPVSAMLSGVVVKAGVYPLVRCALMVDELDPLIRIFGVGTALLGVFYAVFEKDAKRMLAFHTVSQLGFILAAPVVGGFYALTHGLVKSALFLIAGALPSRNFKELQHKPLSTTLWIALVIASFSISGFPLLSGFGAKVLTTKNLLPWQAIAMNVAALGTAISFAKFIFLPHKADGEEVVKPGFWPAAILLLGSLFIANIAYYEAYTLKNIVKPLATIGLGWLAYLLIFKHSVLKLPRVVEQFEHLIGGMSLMLLLLFWMVMA, from the coding sequence ATGACTACCATTACCATCGCATGGATCGCACTACCGTTTTTTTTGGGCTTCACCATTTATCTGTTACCCAAGCTTGACAGAATTCTCGCATTGTGCGTGGCTTTTGTTTCGGCTGGATATGCGTTGCAGCTATTTGTCGAACAGTCGCCCCTGACACTACAGTTACTAGATCATTTCGGCGTCACATTAATCGTCGATCAGTTAAGCGGCTATTTTATATTGACAAATGCGCTAGTAACAGCCGCAGTCATCCTCTACTGTTGGCACAGCGATAAAACTGCTTTTTTCTATGCACAAGCCATCATTCTGCATGGCAGCATCAATGCCGCGTTTGCCTGTGCGGACTTTATCAGTTTATACGTGGCGCTAGAGGTGAGCGGGATTGCCGCGTTTCTCTTGATTGCCTATCCCCGCACCGATCGCTCGATTTGGGTGGCCTTGCGGTATCTCTTTATCAGCAACACGGCGATGCTGTTTTATCTGGTGGGTGCGGTGCTTGCCTATCAGACAAATCATTCGTTTAGTTTTGCAAGTTTGCGCGGCGCACCGCCGGAGGCGCTTGCCCTGATCTTTCTGGGACTCTTGGTTAAGGGGGGAATTTTTGTATCGGGATTGTGGTTGCCATTGACCCACTCCGAATCGGAGACGCCAGTATCGGCGATGCTGTCGGGAGTTGTGGTCAAAGCTGGAGTCTATCCGCTAGTGCGTTGTGCGCTAATGGTGGATGAACTCGATCCACTCATCCGGATTTTCGGAGTTGGGACAGCGCTACTGGGCGTGTTCTATGCTGTCTTTGAAAAGGATGCCAAGCGGATGCTGGCGTTTCATACGGTTTCGCAGTTAGGCTTTATCCTCGCTGCCCCAGTCGTAGGTGGCTTTTATGCACTGACTCACGGCTTGGTCAAATCGGCACTCTTCCTGATTGCGGGTGCTTTACCGAGCCGCAACTTCAAAGAGTTGCAACACAAGCCGCTCAGTACAACGCTTTGGATTGCTCTGGTTATTGCCAGCTTCTCGATCTCAGGCTTTCCCTTGTTGTCTGGCTTTGGGGCGAAGGTGTTGACGACGAAAAATTTACTGCCCTGGCAAGCGATCGCTATGAATGTTGCAGCTTTGGGAACAGCAATCTCGTTTGCCAAATTCATATTCTTGCCGCATAAAGCGGACGGCGAGGAGGTAGTAAAGCCCGGTTTCTGGCCAGCGGCGATTCTGCTGCTCGGTAGTCTATTTATAGCAAACATTGCCTATTACGAAGCTTATACCCTTAAGAATATCGTCAAACCCCTGGCAACCATTGGTCTGGGTTGGTTGGCGTATCTTTTGATTTTTAAACACTCCGTACTCAAGCTGCCCCGTGTTGTGGAGCAATTTGAGCATCTGATCGGTGGAATGAGTCTAATGTTGCTCCTGCTCTTCTGGATGGTAATGGCATGA
- a CDS encoding Na+/H+ antiporter subunit E: MIGHLNLILRLAIWFLLTANLSVANIIIGVSVALLLPGRPKTPEALNDWLRALWETLVAIPQAYMEAFEMIVRPHSYEDVTMERVKPGRTSGLIFLDIFLITFTPKTIVLKYHENGWYEVHWVRRRKKA; the protein is encoded by the coding sequence ATGATTGGACATCTGAATCTGATATTGCGACTAGCTATCTGGTTTTTGCTCACCGCCAATCTGAGTGTGGCAAATATCATCATCGGCGTCAGCGTCGCACTCCTATTACCGGGACGCCCTAAAACCCCGGAAGCATTAAACGATTGGCTGCGGGCGCTATGGGAAACCCTCGTGGCGATTCCGCAGGCATATATGGAAGCCTTTGAAATGATCGTCCGTCCCCATAGTTACGAAGATGTGACGATGGAACGAGTCAAACCCGGACGGACATCCGGACTCATCTTCCTGGATATATTTCTGATCACCTTTACGCCCAAGACCATTGTCTTGAAGTACCACGAAAATGGCTGGTACGAAGTCCACTGGGTGCGACGGAGGAAAAAGGCATGA